Proteins encoded by one window of Candidatus Nitrosocosmicus hydrocola:
- a CDS encoding adenylate/guanylate cyclase domain-containing protein, with product MPNLNSEEYDIFKSVQQRVTHSIENKGLFIDLSTDSCRKYLQRKVNSNAKVVVMYVDIAGSTQMSHDLSPITLSIIIQIFSQEVSLSIVKYGGYVLKFVGDAVIALFPSDFNPNKAIMNSLDCAQYIQQIIKNGINPVFQKNSFQEIAVKIGIEYGSALVLLYGKNLDHAHVDLIGFSISIASKITSMAYPDEIIVGENIYNNLGQDKKEYFLALYDYHNKWNSVMKYNNNLKYHIYKYIKN from the coding sequence TTGCCCAACCTTAACTCGGAGGAATATGATATTTTCAAAAGTGTACAGCAGCGGGTTACTCATAGTATAGAGAACAAAGGATTGTTTATAGATCTCTCAACAGATTCTTGTAGAAAATACCTGCAAAGAAAAGTAAATTCAAATGCAAAAGTTGTCGTGATGTATGTTGACATTGCGGGGTCTACTCAAATGTCTCACGATCTCTCCCCAATTACCTTATCAATTATCATCCAAATTTTCTCTCAAGAAGTCAGTCTTTCTATCGTAAAGTATGGTGGCTACGTTTTAAAATTTGTTGGCGATGCTGTAATTGCTCTGTTTCCCTCTGATTTCAATCCAAATAAAGCAATAATGAACTCGTTGGATTGTGCACAATATATACAGCAAATAATAAAGAATGGAATTAATCCAGTATTTCAAAAAAATTCTTTTCAAGAGATCGCTGTAAAAATAGGTATAGAATACGGATCAGCTTTGGTCCTTTTGTATGGTAAAAACTTGGATCATGCTCACGTTGATCTGATAGGGTTTAGCATTAGTATTGCTTCTAAGATTACTTCAATGGCTTATCCTGACGAAATTATAGTAGGTGAAAATATTTACAACAATTTAGGTCAGGATAAGAAGGAATATTTTCTTGCGCTTTATGATTACCATAATAAGTGGAATTCAGTTATGAAATATAACAACAACTTGAAATATCATATTTACAAGTATATTAAAAATTAG
- a CDS encoding alpha/beta hydrolase family protein gives MLLSKFKQKPLLGLGIFFGTFLILSSYFSFFSSSVFHNAWAQSDIQTVKYRNLTLDLGSGVTTNTQLSYPAIGNGPFPGVLLVPGSGATDMNSTINNDVKPFWEIANYLSERGFEVLRYDKRGVGPNLTIQDSNVWGNMTVTDLINDAEKALKVLSEQPDIDPKNISLIGHSEGTIIVPRVAIDNPTKVKNIVLMGAVAQNLIKDILYYQVVDLRSDYATQLLDTNHTGYVSIDRIVSDPLLDDVVVNSSLLNPHNSTNAVASADMVEYESGNQSNQTRYLNINTQLKPLLIKEYENKIAFNLAECYKIIGCPLWVKTETDLEPNLSIIGNISRSIPILIVQGENDSATPIEQGLLLHQRLNEVNHTDHTLITYPELGHFFYSSSKWQNGLGPINPQVLADLYAWLESHSR, from the coding sequence TTGCTTCTAAGTAAATTTAAGCAGAAACCCTTGTTAGGTTTAGGTATATTTTTTGGTACATTCTTAATTTTATCATCATATTTTTCATTTTTTAGTTCATCTGTGTTTCATAATGCTTGGGCCCAATCCGATATTCAAACAGTCAAATATAGAAATTTAACATTAGATCTTGGTAGTGGAGTAACGACAAACACTCAGTTATCGTATCCAGCAATAGGTAACGGACCTTTTCCGGGTGTACTTCTTGTACCTGGTTCTGGCGCAACAGACATGAATTCAACCATTAATAATGATGTAAAACCATTTTGGGAAATTGCGAATTATCTTTCAGAAAGAGGCTTTGAAGTGCTCCGGTATGACAAAAGAGGTGTTGGGCCAAACCTTACTATTCAGGATTCAAATGTTTGGGGAAACATGACAGTAACAGATCTGATCAATGATGCAGAAAAAGCCTTGAAAGTTTTGAGTGAGCAACCTGATATCGATCCTAAAAATATTAGTCTAATCGGACATAGTGAAGGTACAATAATTGTGCCGCGAGTTGCAATTGATAATCCCACAAAAGTGAAGAACATAGTATTGATGGGAGCAGTAGCCCAAAATTTAATTAAAGATATCTTGTACTATCAAGTTGTCGATTTACGTTCGGATTACGCCACACAGTTATTAGACACAAACCACACAGGTTATGTATCAATTGACCGAATTGTATCGGATCCGCTGTTAGATGATGTAGTAGTAAACTCGTCTTTGTTAAATCCCCACAATAGTACCAATGCTGTTGCATCAGCGGATATGGTAGAATACGAATCAGGAAATCAAAGTAATCAAACTAGGTATCTAAACATCAACACTCAACTCAAACCTTTACTAATAAAGGAATATGAAAACAAAATAGCGTTTAATTTGGCCGAATGTTATAAAATAATTGGATGTCCATTATGGGTTAAAACAGAAACTGATTTAGAACCGAATTTAAGCATTATTGGTAACATTTCAAGATCTATACCTATTCTTATAGTTCAAGGGGAAAATGATAGTGCAACTCCAATCGAACAGGGCCTATTATTGCATCAGAGGCTTAATGAAGTAAATCATACAGACCATACATTAATAACATACCCTGAACTTGGACACTTTTTCTATTCATCATCAAAATGGCAAAACGGGCTAGGACCTATTAATCCACAAGTTTTAGCAGATTTGTACGCATGGTTGGAATCACACTCAAGATAG
- a CDS encoding 4Fe-4S dicluster domain-containing protein — MSLLLSDKVWVMLSEVAKRGIYPTHGAKLGIFRLPVDLFGQSEMNGIMNELKKLGYTLDTYADRIFVTSKWVEKGYDFYTNKEQSTELSITVEIVTGEVLDIIYQIRPLETFGDFYWIRNYRQKADHHAKVIIDNIIRNTKIGQKLISYYQKIQKLSQDDAIKKLEEITPLANLTKDLKEDQKSLSASSVAITNSRTGVDNFAENQSASLSTAVPTPQAPVAVPLSDNTTLQLTGTGTGHEAIEGPIDTGFKSTRQPAGKFQGIQVWGPYDAPGQLGIWGTDVCVDFDICVSDGACIDACPVNVYEWLDTPGHPASERKPFMIREKDCIFCLACENVCPPQAIKIFKK; from the coding sequence ATGTCACTCTTGCTATCAGATAAAGTCTGGGTAATGCTTTCTGAAGTTGCAAAAAGGGGAATTTATCCAACACATGGTGCAAAGCTCGGAATATTCAGGTTGCCTGTAGATCTTTTTGGTCAATCTGAAATGAATGGTATTATGAATGAGCTTAAAAAACTTGGGTATACTTTGGATACCTATGCAGATAGAATATTTGTCACATCAAAATGGGTGGAAAAGGGATATGATTTTTATACCAATAAAGAACAATCAACAGAGCTAAGCATCACCGTTGAAATTGTTACAGGTGAGGTATTAGACATAATTTATCAAATAAGACCGTTGGAGACTTTTGGTGATTTTTATTGGATAAGAAACTATAGGCAAAAGGCCGACCATCATGCAAAGGTAATTATCGATAATATTATCCGAAACACGAAGATAGGTCAGAAGTTGATTTCTTATTATCAAAAGATTCAAAAGTTAAGTCAAGACGATGCAATAAAGAAATTGGAAGAAATAACACCATTAGCCAATTTGACAAAGGATCTTAAAGAAGATCAGAAATCATTATCTGCATCATCCGTAGCGATCACAAATTCTAGAACCGGAGTCGACAATTTTGCCGAAAACCAATCTGCTTCACTATCCACTGCCGTGCCAACCCCTCAGGCTCCCGTTGCAGTTCCATTGTCAGATAATACCACCTTACAATTAACAGGCACAGGTACCGGTCATGAAGCAATCGAAGGGCCAATTGATACAGGTTTTAAATCTACTAGACAGCCTGCTGGTAAATTTCAGGGTATCCAAGTGTGGGGTCCCTACGATGCACCAGGACAGCTTGGAATTTGGGGTACAGACGTATGTGTTGATTTTGATATTTGTGTTTCTGATGGCGCATGTATAGATGCATGTCCAGTAAACGTATACGAATGGCTAGATACCCCAGGACACCCTGCGTCAGAGAGAAAACCATTTATGATAAGAGAAAAGGATTGTATATTCTGCCTAGCATGCGAAAACGTTTGTCCTCCTCAGGCAATAAAGATATTCAAGAAATAA
- a CDS encoding alpha/beta hydrolase family protein has protein sequence MFRYVFKPSIIIFTGLVLITSFSLLMHLSSFHLTLSPFSQVFAQSDIQTVKYRNITLDLGNGVTTNAQLSYPATGKGPFPAVLLVQGSGALDMNETLTKNSKPFWEISQYLSERGFAVLKYDKRGVGESYTILNSNVWGNNTVNDQIQDGKKALGVLSQQPEVDPKRISILGHSEGTLYAPIIAIDKSTEVNNIVLMAVLAQNPLKDVEYYQDVSLPLEYVMQELDKNHTGLISIQQIVLDPFLRNFLLPSSVSHTNDTKAMTTALIKEFGNSSNIHIDKQIKPFLIKGYQNITAFNLDKCDTVGICPILWNSLSNMTTNLSNIGNVSKSIGILILNGENDAQTPVQQAFLLHQRLNEVNHPDHALITYPDLGHAFYPSSKWQTAFGPMEPDVLADLYSWLESHSR, from the coding sequence TTGTTCAGATATGTCTTCAAACCGTCGATTATCATATTCACAGGTCTAGTTCTAATTACATCCTTTAGCTTGTTAATGCATTTATCATCTTTTCATTTGACATTATCACCATTTTCTCAAGTCTTCGCCCAATCTGATATTCAAACTGTCAAATATAGAAACATAACACTAGATCTTGGTAATGGAGTAACTACAAACGCTCAGCTATCTTATCCAGCAACAGGTAAAGGACCATTTCCAGCTGTGTTGCTTGTTCAAGGTTCTGGTGCATTAGATATGAACGAAACCCTGACCAAAAATAGTAAACCATTCTGGGAGATATCTCAATATCTTTCCGAGAGGGGATTTGCTGTACTAAAGTACGATAAAAGAGGTGTTGGGGAAAGTTATACTATATTGAATTCAAATGTATGGGGTAATAACACAGTCAACGATCAAATTCAAGATGGCAAGAAGGCTTTAGGTGTTCTATCACAGCAGCCTGAAGTAGATCCGAAGAGGATAAGCATACTTGGACATAGCGAAGGTACGCTATACGCTCCAATAATAGCGATTGATAAATCGACAGAGGTAAACAACATTGTACTTATGGCCGTCCTAGCACAGAACCCTCTAAAAGATGTAGAGTACTATCAAGACGTTTCGTTACCATTAGAATACGTTATGCAGGAATTAGATAAGAATCACACTGGTTTGATATCGATACAACAGATTGTATTGGACCCATTTTTAAGGAACTTCCTTTTGCCTTCATCTGTTTCGCATACTAATGACACCAAAGCTATGACCACTGCTTTAATAAAGGAATTTGGTAATAGTAGTAACATACATATCGATAAGCAAATCAAACCTTTTTTGATAAAGGGCTATCAAAACATCACAGCATTCAATTTGGACAAATGCGATACTGTTGGAATATGCCCTATATTGTGGAATTCTTTATCAAATATGACAACAAATTTGAGTAACATTGGTAACGTTTCTAAATCTATAGGCATTTTAATACTTAACGGAGAAAATGATGCTCAAACTCCAGTTCAACAAGCATTCCTCTTACACCAAAGGCTCAATGAAGTAAATCATCCTGACCATGCATTAATAACATATCCTGATTTGGGACATGCTTTCTATCCATCATCCAAATGGCAAACAGCGTTTGGACCGATGGAACCAGATGTTTTAGCAGATCTATATTCATGGTTGGAATCACACTCAAGATAG
- a CDS encoding collagen-like protein, producing MGSPGPQGATGATGAQGPQGPAGPTGATGATGSQGPAGPQSVLGKMYLILGNQASGNPAISQAFCNPGDTAISGDYSLSEDVGDDLRLLRVLEDRAISSYTGWQAQAFGDPPNTYDLRVRVNCFNNP from the coding sequence ATGGGCAGTCCTGGACCTCAGGGAGCTACCGGTGCAACTGGAGCTCAAGGTCCACAAGGACCAGCGGGACCCACAGGTGCGACCGGAGCCACTGGGTCACAGGGTCCGGCTGGGCCTCAATCTGTTCTAGGCAAAATGTATCTAATACTTGGTAATCAAGCAAGTGGTAATCCGGCTATCTCGCAGGCTTTTTGTAATCCTGGCGATACTGCAATATCTGGAGATTATTCACTAAGTGAAGACGTTGGTGATGATTTGAGATTACTACGGGTCCTTGAAGATCGGGCAATCAGTTCCTACACAGGTTGGCAAGCACAAGCTTTTGGTGACCCCCCAAATACATACGATCTGCGAGTGCGTGTAAATTGCTTTAACAATCCATAA
- a CDS encoding 4Fe-4S dicluster domain-containing protein: MPIDPEFPKNHIVVGKHSTSDGDYSHFVWGPGRKDAESSTNREVQEAYKARGEEYVPLGVHGTFVAVDWDSCIADGACIEACPVQVYQWYRSEQDVPAVEMVNAVSEGTGDDHNREGRKDYTDKPDPIRERACIWCMACVTVCPTNSIKVDEANLPIHEEQAQKFVES; encoded by the coding sequence ATGCCTATAGATCCAGAGTTTCCGAAAAACCACATTGTAGTTGGTAAACATAGTACATCAGATGGTGATTATTCACACTTTGTGTGGGGACCGGGTAGAAAAGATGCGGAATCATCTACTAATAGGGAAGTACAAGAAGCATACAAAGCCAGAGGAGAAGAGTACGTTCCTCTAGGTGTCCACGGGACTTTTGTAGCAGTAGACTGGGATTCATGTATTGCGGATGGAGCATGTATTGAAGCATGTCCTGTTCAGGTATACCAATGGTATAGGTCAGAACAAGATGTACCTGCAGTGGAAATGGTAAATGCTGTAAGCGAAGGAACAGGAGATGACCATAACCGGGAAGGTAGAAAAGATTACACTGATAAACCAGATCCAATCCGAGAAAGGGCTTGCATATGGTGTATGGCTTGCGTAACTGTTTGTCCTACTAACTCTATCAAAGTTGATGAAGCCAATTTACCGATTCATGAGGAACAAGCACAGAAATTTGTTGAAAGTTAG
- a CDS encoding acetolactate synthase large subunit, which translates to MKASDLFVKCLESEDVEYVFGIPGEETNDLLLSISESKTIKFILVRHEQAAAFMADVYGRLTNKVGVCLATLGPGATNLTTGVANANMDRSPILAITGQTVTNQMHKESHQNMDPVTMFTPITKWTWSIRDADGIPEIVRRAFKIALEEKKGATHLELPVDVAKIQSPLKPLNKRRRDSSNLSTLNLVEAAKMIINSKAPIVLIGNGCIRNRSSDAIRNFLNATGIYSVNTFMGKGVVSDKCSTHLGTIGIKESDFALRALKLADLIITIGYDLVEYSPRNWNGSIPLKRIIHFDFTTAETDNFYDPDLEISGNIELSINSLMDSLNKLKPNFNIKGRRNKEAKRIIKVFEKIRDEIQSRIDKFQDDSSYPIKPEKLIHDVRESLSSKDILISDVGAHKLWIAKVYRTFEPNTCLISNGFCSMGFALPGAIAAQLAFPNRKVIAMCGDGGFLMNVQELETAVRLELPIIVVVWCDSDLGVISTKQSLELGKSIFTRFQNPDFVKLAESFGAIGYKIKQTSDFKTILQEAKASLKKPVIIAIDIDASRNKLLFEMNATFN; encoded by the coding sequence ATGAAAGCTTCAGATCTTTTTGTAAAGTGTCTGGAATCAGAAGATGTAGAATATGTGTTTGGAATCCCAGGGGAGGAAACAAACGACCTTTTATTATCAATATCAGAATCAAAAACAATAAAATTTATTCTCGTAAGACACGAACAAGCAGCTGCATTCATGGCAGACGTTTACGGACGATTGACAAATAAGGTGGGAGTTTGTCTTGCGACACTAGGTCCTGGAGCTACCAACTTAACAACCGGAGTTGCTAATGCAAATATGGACAGATCTCCAATTTTAGCCATTACGGGTCAAACTGTTACAAATCAGATGCATAAGGAATCTCATCAGAATATGGATCCCGTTACCATGTTTACACCTATAACAAAGTGGACTTGGTCAATAAGAGATGCAGACGGAATTCCTGAAATTGTGAGGCGAGCTTTTAAAATTGCTCTTGAGGAGAAGAAGGGCGCCACCCACCTAGAACTCCCTGTTGATGTTGCAAAAATACAAAGCCCATTAAAACCACTGAATAAGAGAAGAAGAGATAGCTCTAATCTATCAACTCTTAACCTTGTTGAAGCCGCAAAAATGATAATCAATTCCAAAGCACCAATAGTGCTTATTGGGAATGGTTGCATTAGAAATCGGTCATCAGATGCTATCAGAAATTTTTTGAATGCCACCGGAATATATTCTGTAAATACTTTTATGGGTAAAGGTGTGGTCTCAGATAAATGTTCAACTCATTTAGGTACTATTGGAATAAAAGAATCTGATTTTGCTTTGCGTGCATTGAAACTAGCGGACCTTATTATTACGATAGGTTATGATTTAGTAGAATATAGTCCTCGCAATTGGAACGGTTCAATTCCTTTGAAGAGAATAATTCATTTTGATTTCACAACAGCAGAGACTGATAATTTCTACGATCCGGATTTAGAAATATCTGGAAATATCGAACTTAGCATAAATTCATTAATGGATTCTCTTAACAAGCTAAAGCCAAATTTCAATATCAAAGGAAGGAGAAATAAAGAAGCCAAAAGAATAATCAAAGTATTTGAAAAAATTAGGGATGAAATACAAAGCAGAATAGACAAGTTCCAAGATGATAGTAGCTATCCTATAAAGCCAGAAAAATTAATCCATGATGTCCGAGAATCACTATCTTCAAAAGACATTCTGATTTCTGATGTTGGTGCACATAAATTATGGATTGCCAAAGTGTATAGGACATTTGAACCAAACACATGTTTAATATCCAACGGCTTTTGTTCCATGGGTTTTGCTCTTCCAGGAGCTATTGCTGCGCAGCTTGCATTTCCAAACAGGAAAGTCATCGCAATGTGTGGGGATGGCGGGTTTCTTATGAATGTCCAAGAATTAGAAACCGCTGTAAGACTGGAGTTACCGATAATCGTAGTTGTATGGTGCGACTCAGACCTGGGGGTTATATCAACCAAACAATCTCTGGAATTGGGCAAAAGCATATTCACCAGATTTCAAAACCCGGATTTCGTCAAATTAGCAGAAAGTTTTGGAGCTATAGGTTACAAAATAAAACAAACTTCTGATTTCAAAACAATTCTTCAAGAAGCAAAAGCATCATTAAAGAAACCAGTAATAATAGCAATTGATATCGACGCCTCTAGAAATAAACTACTCTTTGAAATGAATGCTACCTTCAATTAG
- a CDS encoding peptidylprolyl isomerase: MKLMSCVLLIITGISAIFSIDYMGSIYSQQSPNNADPLADISSNFSFMLEPNISNNSELTSQNTQQSMNGSTLNDLALLEDQLKLAQEKIELAGLQDKDWKNYTSSSLGLSLEYPEEVAIQKEGKETRFDPYRDLKIGNIEKDGFSISPSNYGKNSTSLRNMVELAKESHLNMMLNNSYLMLVEDVTPISVKGDLGYSYLISLIDQGLEKSIFVSNNTFLHHDDNIYRFVFVTDTNQYNETNAIYNHVLDSLSWITDEGTNANQNLTIKSNLTIQNNQSQIMKTNPTSNTTVNATNNSVTIETTQGPIKIEFYPDVAPNHVKNFQDLALKGFYDGMVFHRIVPGFVIQAGDPNTKNDNVSRDSWGTGGPGYTIDQEFNNIPHERGVVSMARMPDPNSAGSQFFIVVNDSRFLDNHYTVFGKVTEGLDTVDKIANVSINSMDQPVNENLVRIDNMTLG, from the coding sequence ATGAAATTAATGTCTTGTGTTCTACTAATCATAACAGGAATATCTGCTATTTTCTCAATAGATTATATGGGGAGTATTTATTCTCAGCAATCTCCAAATAATGCCGACCCATTGGCAGACATATCTTCTAATTTTTCATTTATGTTAGAACCAAATATCTCGAATAACAGTGAACTAACGAGTCAAAATACCCAACAATCTATGAATGGTTCAACACTAAATGACCTGGCATTGCTAGAAGATCAATTAAAATTAGCTCAAGAAAAAATTGAATTAGCAGGTTTACAGGACAAAGATTGGAAAAATTATACAAGCAGCTCTTTGGGACTTTCTTTGGAATATCCTGAAGAGGTCGCTATTCAAAAGGAGGGCAAAGAGACAAGGTTTGATCCTTATAGAGATTTAAAGATAGGAAATATAGAAAAAGACGGATTCAGCATAAGTCCTAGCAACTATGGAAAAAATTCTACTTCTCTTAGAAATATGGTAGAACTCGCAAAAGAATCCCACCTGAACATGATGTTGAATAATTCTTACTTAATGCTAGTAGAAGATGTTACTCCGATTTCAGTCAAAGGAGACCTTGGATACTCTTATTTAATATCACTCATTGATCAAGGCTTGGAAAAATCAATATTTGTATCAAATAATACATTTTTGCATCATGATGACAACATATACAGGTTCGTTTTCGTAACTGACACAAACCAGTATAATGAGACCAATGCCATCTACAACCATGTTCTAGATTCGTTATCTTGGATAACAGATGAAGGGACCAATGCAAACCAAAATTTGACTATAAAGTCAAATTTAACCATACAAAATAATCAATCACAAATTATGAAAACTAATCCAACATCCAACACTACCGTCAATGCCACAAACAATAGTGTAACTATTGAAACAACACAGGGACCAATAAAAATTGAGTTTTATCCCGATGTTGCTCCAAATCACGTTAAGAACTTTCAGGACCTTGCTCTGAAAGGATTTTACGATGGAATGGTGTTTCATAGAATAGTTCCTGGATTTGTTATTCAAGCAGGAGATCCAAATACAAAAAATGATAATGTTAGTAGAGATTCTTGGGGAACAGGTGGTCCAGGATATACAATAGACCAGGAATTTAACAATATTCCACATGAAAGGGGAGTAGTATCTATGGCAAGGATGCCAGATCCCAACAGTGCAGGTTCCCAATTTTTTATAGTAGTTAATGATTCAAGATTTCTGGATAATCATTATACAGTATTTGGCAAGGTGACAGAGGGTCTGGATACTGTCGACAAGATCGCTAATGTTTCTATAAATTCTATGGATCAGCCAGTAAATGAGAACCTGGTTCGGATTGATAATATGACTCTTGGGTAG
- a CDS encoding collagen-like protein yields the protein MYVNPFELVFAQNGNTLGQNGEGNEASQSESSSQETSQNSMCVSGESTSLSCNNLSSETIDASVPGEQGPEGPPGPQGEPGPVGPPGATGERGPVDPQGEKGDTGAAGPVGPEGPQGEPGAMGPMGPEGPQGDTGATGATGAQGEQGPQGPQGEPGINGTDGEQGPQGPQG from the coding sequence ATGTATGTAAATCCATTCGAACTTGTTTTTGCCCAAAATGGTAATACTTTGGGACAAAATGGCGAAGGAAATGAAGCCTCTCAAAGTGAATCCAGTTCTCAAGAAACAAGTCAGAACAGTATGTGTGTCTCTGGAGAGAGTACATCACTAAGTTGTAATAATTTATCTTCTGAAACTATCGATGCATCTGTTCCAGGCGAGCAAGGTCCTGAAGGACCTCCCGGTCCGCAGGGTGAGCCCGGGCCAGTTGGTCCACCCGGTGCAACGGGAGAAAGAGGTCCAGTAGATCCGCAAGGTGAAAAAGGAGATACAGGAGCTGCTGGACCCGTAGGGCCAGAAGGACCGCAGGGCGAGCCAGGAGCGATGGGTCCTATGGGCCCCGAAGGTCCTCAGGGTGATACAGGAGCCACAGGAGCCACAGGAGCTCAGGGTGAGCAAGGTCCACAGGGACCGCAGGGTGAGCCCGGTATTAATGGTACGGATGGAGAGCAAGGTCCACAGGGACCGCAGGGTTAG